A region of Sebastes umbrosus isolate fSebUmb1 unplaced genomic scaffold, fSebUmb1.pri scaffold_77_arrow_ctg1, whole genome shotgun sequence DNA encodes the following proteins:
- the LOC119484477 gene encoding dynamin-1-like isoform X5 — MGNRGMEELIPLVNRLQDAFSSIGQISELDLPQIAVVGGQSAGKSSVLENFVGRDFLPRGSGIVTRRPLVLQLIHCPTEYAEFLHCKGKKFIDFDEVRQEIEAETDRVTGQNKGISPVPINLRVYSPNVLNLTLVDLPGMTKVPVGDQPADIEQQIREMLMQFVTKDNCLLLAVSPANSDLANSDALKIAKEVDSQGSRTIGVITKLDLMDEGTDARDILENKLLPLRRGYIGVVNRSQKDIDGRKDITAALQAERKFFLSHPSYRHLADRMGTAYLQKVLNQQLTNHIRDTLPALRSKLQSQLLSIEKEVEEYKNFRPDDPSRKTKALLQMVQQFAVDFEKRIEGSGDQVETYELSGGAKINRIFHERFPFELVKLESEEKTLRKEISYAIKNIHGIRTGLFTPDMAFETIVKRLIAQIKEPCQKCVDMVINELVNTVRQCTQKLAQFPLLREEMERIVTQHIRDRESRTKDQVMLLIDIELAYMNTNHEDFIGFANAQQKSSQTSKKKAAGNQDEIMVIRKGWLTINNISIMKGGAKEYWFVLTAETLSWYKDDEEKEKKYMLPVDNLKLKDIEKSFMSSKHIFALFNTEHRNVYKDSRQLELASESQEEVDSWKASFLRAGVYPERTVDKDKVEVEEARGDGQIHSLDPQLERQVEIVRNLVDSYLSIIHRTVRDLIPKTIMHLMVNNTKEFIHSDLLAHLYSCGDQNTLMEESQEQAQHRDEMLRMYHALREGLNIIGDISTSTITTTMPPPVDDSWLQVTGMPSGRRSPMSSPTPQRRAPPGPPRPGGRAAPGAPSRPAVSPDPGPPSIPSRPNRAPPPGVPRISVSDQ; from the exons AGATTTCCTCCCTCGAGGTTCAGGAATCGTCACCCGGCGTCCTCTCGTCCTCCAGCTCATCCACTGTCCCACAG AGTACGCAGAGTTCCTCCACTGTAAAGGGAAGAAGTTCATCGACTTCGATGAAGTCCGTCAGGAGATCGAAGCTGAAACGGATCGAGTCACCGGACAGAACAAAGGAATCAGTCCGGTACCGATCAACCTCCGGGTCTACTCGCCCAAcg tgttgaACCTGACTCTGGTGGATCTCCCCGGGATGACGAAGGTCCCGGTGGGCGACCAGCCGGCCGACATCGAGCAGCAGATCAGAGAGATGCTGATGCAGTTCGTCACCAAGGACAACTGTCTCCTACTGGCCGTCTCACCCGCCAACTCTGACCTCGCCAACTCAGACGCCCTGAAGATCGCTAAGGAGGTCGACTCTCAAG GCTCGAGGACTATCGGTGTGATCACCAAACTGGATCTGATGGACGAAGGAACCGACGCCAGAGACATTCTGGAGAACAAACTGCTTCCACTACGCAGAG GTTACATCGGGGTGGTGAACCGCAGTCAGAAGGACATCGATGGGAGGAAAGACATCACGGCGGCTCTGCAGGCTGAGAGGAAGTTCTTCCTGTCGCACCCGTCATACCGACACCTGGCTGACCGCATGGGCACCGCCTACCTGCAGAAGGTCCTCAACcag CAACTGACCAACCACATCCGGGACACGCTGCCGGCGCTACGCAGCAAACTGCAGAGCCAGCTGTTGTCCATcgagaaggaggtggaggagtacAAGAACTTTAGACCAGACGACCCGAGCCGCAAGACCAAGGCCCTGCTGCA GATGGTGCAGCAGTTTGCGGTGGACTTTGAGAAGCGGATCGAAGGATCTGGAGATCAGGTGGAAACCTACGAGCTGTCAGGAGGAGCGAAAATCAACCGAATCTTCCACGAACGTTTCCCCTTCGAACTGGTCAAG CTGGAGAGTGAAGAGAAGACTCTTCGTAAAGAGATCAGCTACGCCATCAAGAACATCCACGGAATCAG GACAggtctgttcacacctgacaTGGCGTTTGAGACGATCGTGAAGCGTTTGATCGCTCAGATCAAAGAGCCGTGTCAGAAATGTGTTGATATGGTGATCAATGAGCTGGTCAACACTGTGAGGCAGTGTACACAGAAG TTGGCTCAGTTTCCGCTGctcagagaggagatggagagaatcGTCACCCAGCACATCAGAGACCGAGAGAGTCGCACCAAAGACCAG GTGATGCTGCTGATTGACATTGAGTTGGCCTacatgaacacaaaccatgaagACTTCATCGGCTTTGCAAA tgctCAGCAGAAGAGCAGTCAGACGAGCAAGAAGAAAGCAGCAGGAAACCAG GACGAGATCATG gtgattCGTAAAGGCTGGCTAACcatcaacaacatcagcatcatGAAGGGAGGAGCTAAAGAGTACTGGTTCGTCCTGACGGCCGAGACGCTGTCCTGGTACAAAGATGAtgag gagaaggagaagaagtacATGCTGCCGGTGGACAACCTGAAACTGAAAGACATCGAGAAGAGCTTCATGTCCAGTAAACACATCTTTGCCCTGTTCAACACTGAACACAG GAACGTGTATAAAGACTCCCGTCAGCTGGAGTTGGCCAGTGAGTCTCAGGAGGAGGTCGACAGCTGGAAGGCTTCTTTCCTACGAGCTGGAGTGTACCCTGAACGCACCGTG GACAAAGACAAG gtggaggtggaggaggcgaGGGGGGACGGGCAGATCCACAGTCTGGACCCTCAGCTGGAGCGACAGGTGGAGATCGTCAGGAACCTGGTGGACTCGTACCTGTCCATCATCCACCGCACCGTCAGAGACCTGATCCCCAAGACCATCATGCACCTGATGGTCAACaac aCGAAGGAGTTCATCCACTCAGACCTGCTGGCTCATCTTTACTCCTGTGGAGACCAGAACACCCTGATGGAGGAGTCCCAGGAgcag GCTCAGCACCGTGATGAGATGTTGAGGATGTACCACGCTCTGCGCGAAGGCCTGAACATCATCGGTGACATCAGCACCTCCACCATCACCACGACGATGCCGCCGCCTGTCGACGACTCCTGGCTGCAGGTGACGGGGATGCCGTCGGGACGCAG GTCTCCCATGTCCAGTCCGACCCCCCAGCGTCGGGCTCCTCCTGGACCTCCCCGTCCCGGCGGGCGCGCGGCCCCCGGCGCTCCATCACGTCCTGCGGTGTCCCCAGACCCCGGAcccccctccatcccctccagACCCAACAGAGCACCCCCACCTGGAGTCCCCAg AATCTCTGTCAGTGACCAGTGA